The Podospora pseudopauciseta strain CBS 411.78 chromosome 2 map unlocalized CBS411.78m_2, whole genome shotgun sequence genome has a window encoding:
- a CDS encoding uncharacterized protein (EggNog:ENOG503PSF3), with the protein MANSMIRHDSGNNATWTKTIVSKTDYRDIMWTDLLEIAEDHWKWVQAQPGAYTRGESCLVAALFLPSTKGGVIFLSTIPRGTKHTEMMNGARAAPAWFHATTGGTNRNTNLQLHAEDGAEFLFETSSYARGIVSRNLQYVTPDRDNAHSRMKLAVWGRHKTSPAQGESIALCTVGEKQPKCPAVARALNIAYCERYKVRFEQQHR; encoded by the coding sequence ATGGCCAACTCGATGATCAGACACGACAGCGGCAACAACGCCACCTGGACCAAGACCATCGTCTCCAAGACGGACTACCGCGACATCATGTGGACCGACCTCCTCGAAATCGCCGAAGACCACTGGAAGTGGGTCCAGGCCCAACCCGGCGCCTACACCCGCGGGGAGTCCTGCCTCGtcgccgccctcttcctcccctccaccaaaggCGGCGTCATCTTCTTGTCTACCATCCCCCGGGGGACCAAGCACACGGAGATGATGAACGGCGCCCGCGCCGCTCCCGCCTGGTTCCACGCCACTACGGGGGGTACCAACCGCAACACCAACCTGCAGCTCCATGCCGAGGATGGCGCCGAGTTCCTCTTCGAGACATCATCGTACGCCAGGGGCATCGTCAGCAGGAACCTCCAGTATGTCACCCCGGATCGCGACAACGCGCACAGCCGCATGAAGCTGGCCGTCTGGGGTCGCCATAAGACCTCGCCTGCCCAAGGCGAGAGCATCGCGCTGTGCACGGTTGGCGAGAAGCAGCCCAAGTGCCCGGCTGTGGCGCGGGCGCTGAATATCGCCTACTGCGAACGGTACAAGGTTCGGtttgagcagcagcacagATAA
- a CDS encoding uncharacterized protein (EggNog:ENOG503PG2G) — MDCTPPFLRLSPDIRRQIYEWVGLADYHPHFFRLNGQETEFFGLLISCKIIYQEASTLLYSRNRFIIRYTSPHSLAPLRSLTSRSLASLTSLRVILNEASCHQPEDGNHSYCCHLLRVYPYDGQTYCSHAHGGLHQAPATLSVSSTKDMLAEWMDAATYMSAHVNPRALEIKLVCDVQDDDEEAAQLAVAPLKLLSPLANCHVRLCRKTNSQLQQIADAAVKHARGITQTAPDALAKPCLSSSTAPLASHLLKLPQELRLRILEYTDLVTPWNEVTWSRQGRTSRKYSLCRVGCEYGASCPPEVHNGCQFVECWTIGCFCRLQHSAASDSCRCWAAPTDLFLICRTLYLDAQVVFFSQNRFVVHDYDSSSPSDVPNHEELSPRQYPFDRFAVSEFLRDVVPQGCLDMLRSLEVVFPPYNWEVWPQDDSPAQKDWLATVDWAKDKLNLRGLTLRVVMADVSDWGAPDDRVDMTAEQDRAIIKAYHRIITPLRLWGQPNSSSDTVLARFCANLVEPSKHTYSIEDPFWEEERSRVFEDQLKEKVERLVRGDELWEEQSGLPEPPRGLWKYAFRRDA, encoded by the coding sequence ATGGATTGCACTCCCCCGTTTTTGCGACTGTCTCCTGACATACGCCGTCAGATCTATGAATGGGTTGGTTTGGCAGACTATCACCCGCACTTTTTCAGGTTGAACGGCCAGGAAACAGAATTCTTTGGCTTATTGATTTCCTGCAAAATCATCTACCAGGAAGCATCTACTTTGCTGTACTCGAGGAACAGGTTCATCATCCGCTACACCAGCCCTCACTCCCTTGCGCCTTTGAGATCTCTTACATCCCGGTCCTTGGCGTCTTTAACCTCACTCAGGGTCATTCTGAATGAGGCTTCGTGCCATCAACCTGAAGACGGCAACCACTCATACTGCTGCCATTTGCTACGTGTATACCCTTACGATGGCCAGACCTACTGCTCCCACGCCCATGGCGGCCTGCATCAAGCCCCGGCCACTCTTTCGGTCTCATCTACGAAGGATATGCTTGCCGAGTGGATGGACGCGGCTACTTACATGTCGGCTCATGTCAACCCCCGAGCTCTGGAAATAAAGCTCGTTTGTGACGTtcaggatgacgatgaggaggcaGCTCAACTGGCAGTGGCGCCCCTAAAGCTCCTATCGCCATTGGCCAACTGCCACGTTCGACTCTGCCGGAAGACAAACAGCCAGCTTCAACAGATTGCCGATGCCGCCGTCAAACACGCTCGTGGCATCACCCAGACGGCACCCGATGCGCTCGCTAAGCCGTGCCTGTCCTCTTCGACGGCGCCATTAGCCAGTCACTTGCTCAAGCTTCCACAAGAGCTTCGTCTCCGCATACTCGAGTATACTGACCTCGTTACCCCGTGGAACGAGGTCACATGGAGTAGGCAAGGTCGAACTTCCAGGAAATATTCCTTGTGCCGCGTCGGGTGCGAGTACGGCGCATCGTGCCCTCCTGAAGTACACAACGGATGCCAGTTCGTCGAATGCTGGACCATTGGTTGCTTTTGCCGTCTTCAGCATTCCGCCGCTTCGGATTCTTGCCGGTGCTGGGCGGCCCCAACCGACTTGTTTCTCATCTGCCGCACCCTCTACCTCGACGCCCAGGTGGTTTTCTTCTCACAGAACCGCTTCGTCGTGCACGACTacgactcctcctccccatcggACGTGCCAAACCACGAGGAGCTGTCGCCTCGCCAGTACCCGTTCGATCGCTTTGCAGTGAGCGAGTTTCTCCGCGACGTCGTTCCCCAGGGTTGCCTCGACATGCTCCGCTCTCTCGAAGTAGTCTTCCCACCGTATAACTGGGAAGTCTGGCCTCAGGACGACTCGCCCGCACAGAAGGACTGGCTCGCTACCGTCGATTGGGCCAAGGACAAGCTCAACCTGCGCGGGCTGACGCTCCGCGTAGTGATGGCCGATGTGAGCGACTGGGGCGCGCCGGACGACCGGGTTGACATGACGGCGGAGCAGGACCGCGCCATTATAAAAGCATACCATCGTATCATCACACCCCTTCGACTCTGGGGTCAGCCGAACTCCTCCTCTGACACGGTTTTGGCCAGGTTTTGCGCCAACTTGGTCGAACCAAGCAAACACACTTACTCGATTGAGGACCCattttgggaggaggagaggtcgagggtgtttgaggatcagttgaaggagaaggttgagCGGTTGGTGAGGGGAGATGAGCTGTGGGAGGAACAGTCTGGTCTTCCGGAGCCTCCTAGAGGGCTCTGGAAGTATGCGTTTCGCAGGGATGCTTAG
- the ERG12 gene encoding Mevalonate kinase (EggNog:ENOG503NWCI; COG:I) yields MTQAIANGRNGQNGYHVDTEPESSSISASSSNASEYGVEGTNGITNGTGNLTLNGNGNGNIRDRMQRKKSSPMMPSFMVSAPGKVIVFGEHAVVHGKAAIAASIALRSYLLVTSLSKSRKTVTLKFPDIDFDHSWRIDELPWAIFQQPSKKKYYYSLVTEIDQELVAAIQPYLADVSPDKPADVRKVHQNSAGSFLYMFLSLGSPSFPACQYTLRSTIPIGAGLGSSATIAVCLSAALLLQLRTLSGPHPDQPPDEARMQIERINRWAYVYEMFIHGNPSGVDNTVSTQGKAVMFQRTDYSKAPDVKPLWDFPELPLLLVDTRTPKSTAHEVAKVGRLKDTHPKLVGSILDAIDKVTQTSAELIAEDDFSTEKEDSLRRVGELMNINHGLLVSLGVSHPRLERVRELVDHQGIGWTKLTGAGGGGCSITLLKPGVPREKLARLEEQLDEEGYQKFETTLGGDGVGVLWPAVLKNGTVEDEEGGMEIDQEKFLNAQGNDGVERLVGVHGGMPGEREGWKFWRVESNPDI; encoded by the exons ATGACGCAGGCCATTGCGAACGGCCGGAACGGCCAGAACGGCTACCATGTGGACACCGAACCCGAAAGTTCTAGCATCAgtgccagcagcagcaacgccAGCGAATACGGCGTCGAAGGCACAAACGGGATCACCAACGGCACTGGAAACCTCACGCTCAACGGGAATGGGAACGGGAATATCAGAGATCGCATGCAACGCAAAAAGTCCAGCCCAATGATGCCTAGTTTTATGGTTTCGGCGCCGGGAAAGGTGATTGTGTTTGGTGAACATGCGGTTGTGCACGGCAAG GCGGCGATCGCGGCTTCAATCGCTTTGCGCTCCTACCTCCTCGTAACATCGCTCTCCAAGTCGAGAAAGACCGTCACACTCAAGTTCCCAGATATCGACTTTGACCACTCGTGGAGGATTGACGAACTGCCCTGGGCCATCTTCCAACAGCCGTCGAAAAAGAAGTACTACTACAGTCTCGTCACCGAAATCGACCAGGAGCTCGTCGCCGCCATCCAGCCATACCTCGCCGATGTCTCGCCGGATAAGCCGGCGGATGTTCGCAAAGTTCACCAGAACTCGGCCGGTTCTTTCTTGTACATGTTCTTGTCCCTTGGATCACCGTCGTTCCCCGCCTGCCAGTACACATTGCGCTCCACGATTCCAATAGGCGCAGGACTCGGAAGCAGCGCCACTATTGCTGTGTGTCTCTCGGCAGCCCTGTTGCTTCAGCTTAGGACACTTTCTGGGCCCCATCCGGATCAACCGCCTGATGAGGCCCGGATGCAGATTGAGCGCATCAACCGATGGGCGTACGTCTACGAGATGTTCATCCACGGCAACCCCTCCGGTGTGGACAACACCGTCTCCACACAGGGCAAGGCCGTCATGTTCCAGAGAACGGATTACAGCAAGGCACCTGATGTAAAACCACTTTGGGATTTCCCCGAGTTGCCACTCCTTTTGGTCGACACCAGGACGCCAAAATCCACGGCGCATGAGGTGGCCaaggtggggaggttgaaggaCACTCACCCGAAGCTTGTTGGCAGCATTCTTGATGCCATTGACAAGGTCACGCAAACATCGGCTGAGCTCATTGCCGAGGACGATTTCTCTACGGAGAAGGAGGACAGCCTTCGCCGTGTGGGCGAGCTGATGAACATCAACCACGGTTTGCTGGTCTCACTTGGCGTCTCACACCCCAGACTCGAACGTGTCCGCGAGCTGGTAGACCACCAAGGGATAGGTTGGACGAAACTAAccggtgccggtggtggtggttgctcAATTACTCTCCTAAAACCCGGGGTTCCTAGAGAGAAACTCGCTaggttggaggagcagcTTGACGAAGAGGGCTACCAAAAGTTTGAGACTAcgcttggtggtgacggcGTGGGTGTTTTGTGGCCTGCGGTTCTAAAAAACGGcacggtggaggatgaggagggtggtaTGGAGATTGATCAGGAAAAGTTCCTCAATGCGCAGGGGAATGATGGTGTGGAGAGGCTGGTGGGTGTGCATGGTGGCATGcctggggagagggaagggtgGAAGTTTTGGAGAGTGGAAAGTAACCCGGATATCTAG
- the STE24 gene encoding zinc metalloprotease (COG:O; EggNog:ENOG503NUIC; MEROPS:MER0002635), whose amino-acid sequence MDILQRLARFLDRPLFPWKKLIIGFSVAQFLFEGVLGIRQYRVLTKTKPPAVLQHEVTQEVFDKSQAYGRAKAKFSLINGLYGQIQNFAFYHFDILPKLWSWSGNLLLRFAPTRFTGEISQSIVFILAFIFIHQVVSLPSNIYQTFVLEEKFGFNKQTPKLFVTDMIKSNLLAVVLTPPILAGFLAIIKKTGSQFFYYLWMFGAGLQVFMITIYPIAILPLFNKLSPLEEGKLKTDVEDLAKKLKFPLHELHVIDGSKRSAHSNAYFFGLPWKKHIVIYDTLIEKSETEEVVAVLAHELGHWSLGHTTKLFGISQAHFFYIFALFSVFVNNNSLYADFGFHAQHPIIVGFLLFSDILGPADNVIKFLMNILSRRFEFQADAFANNLGYNAELASSLIKLQIQNLSTMDADWAFAAYHFSHPILSERLKALNWQPTEKVVVKETVGEEKKEDTAVTTGRDEL is encoded by the exons ATGGATATTCTACAG CGCCTCGCGCGGTTTCTCGACCGTCCGCTATTCCCCTGGAAGAAGCTAATTATCGGGTTCTCTGTTGCCCAATTCCTGTTCGAAGGTGTCCTCGGTATTCGCCAGTATCGTGTCTTGACCAAGACCAAGCCCCCCGCCGTTCTCCAGCATGAAGTCACACAAGAGGTTTTCGACAAGAGCCAGGCCTATGGACGCGCCAAGGCCAAGTTCTCTCTGATCAACGGTCTCTATGGTCAAATCCAAAACTTCGCATTCTACCACTTCGATATTCTCCCCAAGCTCTGGTCATGGTCTGGCAACCTACTCCTTCGCTTCGCACCCACTCGGTTCACCGGCGAAATCTCGCAATCTATCGTGTTCATTCTGgccttcatcttcatccaccAAGTCGTCTCGCTCCCGTCCAACATCTACCAGACATTTGTTCTGGAGGAGAAGTTTGGATTCAACAAGCAGACCCCGAAGCTCTTCGTCACGGATATGATCAAGTCCAACCTGTTGGCTGTGGTTTTGACTCCTCCCATTCTTGCCGGTTTCCTCGCCATCATTAAGAAGACTGGCAGCCAGTTCTTCTATTACCTCTGGATGTTCGGCGCTGGTCTTCAGGTCTTCATGATTACGATTTACCCCATTGCTATCCTGCCACTGTTCAACAAACTTTCTCCCCTGGAGGAAGGCAAGCTCAAGACCGACGTTGAGGACCTcgccaagaagctcaagttCCCTCTTCACGAACTCCACGTCATTGATGGCAGCAAGCGCAGCGCTCACAGCAACGCCTATTTTTTTGGTCTCCCCTGGAAGAAGCACATTGTTATCTACGACACTCTGATTGAGAAGAGCGAGACCGAGGAGGTCGTTGCTGTTCTCGCCCACGAACTTGGTCActggagcttgggccacaccaccaagctGTTTGGTATTTCTCAG GCTCACTTCTTCTACATCTTTGCCCTCTTCTCCGTCTTCGTAAACAACAACTCCCTTTACGCCGATTTTGGCTTCCACGCCCAGcaccccatcatcgtcggctttctcctcttcagcgACATCCTCGGCCCCGCCGACAATGTCATCAAGTTCCTCATGAACATCCTCAGCCGCCGCTTCGAGTTCCAAGCCGACGCCTTTGCCAACAATCTGGGGTACAATGCTGAGCTGGCTTCTTCTCTCATTAAGCTGCAGATCCAGAACTTGAGCACCATGGACGCTGATTGGGCTTTCGCCGCCTATCACTTCTCTCATCCTATCCTTTCGGAGAGGTTGAAAGCGTTGAACTGGCAGCCTACCGAGAAGGTGGTTGTTAAGGAGacggttggggaggagaagaaggaggacacGGCTGTTACCACTGGGAGGGATGAGCTTTGA
- a CDS encoding uncharacterized protein (EggNog:ENOG503P58P): MPTPLDHAMRSRNAFLAFTGLVTGVAVWAIWGGDMFPTSPDPTGNPEEWSKEDLRRWLTARNLHPQDSDTREQLLERVKANMRIPRQ, translated from the exons ATGCCAACGCCACTCGATCATGCAATGAGATCACGG AATGCTTTCCTAG CTTTCACAGGTCTGGTGACGGGTGTTGCCGTATGGGCGATCTGGGGAGGAGACATGTTCCCCACAAGCCCAGACCCAACTGGTAATCCAGAGGAATGGTCTAAAGAAGATCTCCGAAGATGGCTCACCGCT CGAAATCTTCACCCTCAAGACTCAGACACGAGGGAGCAACTGTTGGAGAGGGTTAAAGCAAACATGAGGATTCCAAGGCAGTGA
- the RPL38 gene encoding 60S ribosomal protein L38 (BUSCO:EOG09265OQH; EggNog:ENOG503P6UD; COG:J) produces MPQEIGDIKQFIEICRRSDASSARIKKNKSQIKFKVRCQRHLYTLVLKDSDKAEKLKQSLPPTLVITDIPKRNKKVQA; encoded by the exons ATGCCTCAGGAAATCGGAGATATCAAGCAG TTCATCGAGATCTGCCGCCGGTCGGACGCCTCCT CCGCGCggatcaagaagaacaagtCTCAGATCAAGTTCAAGGTCCGCTGCCAGAGACACCTCTACACCTTGGTTCTCAAGGACTCCgacaaggccgagaagctcaagcagAGCTTGCCTCCCA CCCTCGTCATCACTGACATTCCCAAGAGAAACAAGAAGGTCCAGGCTTAA
- the RAM2 gene encoding CAAX geranylgeranyltransferase alpha subunit (COG:O; BUSCO:EOG09263Z41; EggNog:ENOG503NV0Q): protein MPPKGKAAQKPKAGICMCVAATTKPSAPAAPGTNNNNNNNNASKQPEKEEPSTVAELSRYHFELCHPFEGKRSTTQADQLVWLASRLATRLPVQFLGAKGQKDLWKTVNEHSLPARGFNLRKYKKRQQQHKGVDSRGRDIGEYTAKEWGIRQEKRVTLSCLQLQSQRFRELRDRQKRGFVDCQTGDQVLVTDSEYTEEKQRRREMERLSRELYGAEGMARQGKLALDPEWDDVVPIVMEDPENALAAIAYSPDYAEAMSYLRAVMSAKEYSPRSLKLTEYIINLNPAHYTVWLFRAAIIFAMKLPIPDEITWLNQIALENLKNYQIWHHRNLLVEHYHPSIASDPPALASFATSEREFLTQILAEDTKNYHVWSYRSWMVGKLGVWGNPEELRSTEELIEQDVRNNSAWSHRFYLVFSDPENCTPGKKYAATEADPKVPGEIVDREVAYAEEKIRLAPQNQSGWNYLRGVLVKGGRGLSSVREFAEEFVKGLGEGEESEEVRSSHALDLLAEVYKELGERERADLCLRRLMEKWDRIRGGYWQWRREGLGLAEVAA from the exons ATGCCGCCCAAAGGAAAAGCGGCGCAAAAGCCCAAAGCGGGAATTTGTATGtgtgtt gcagccaccaccaaaccatcaGCTCCGGCTGCACCTGgtaccaacaacaacaacaacaataataACGCTTCCAAACAACCAGAAAAGGAGGAACCTTCCACCGTCGCCGAGTTATCGAGATATCATTTTGAGCTTTGTCACCCGTTCGAGGGAAAGAGATCGACGACGCAGGCGGATCAGCTTGTCTGGCTTGCTTCACGGCTTGCCACCCGGCTGCCGGTTCAGTTTTTGGGTGCAAAGGGGCAGAAGGATTTGTGGAAGACGGTTAATGAGCACTCGCTTCCTGCTAGGGGGTTTAATTTGAGGAAATATAAGaaacggcagcagcaacataaAGGTGTTGATTCACGGGGGAGGGATATCGGGGAGTATACCGCCAAGGAGTGGGGAATACGGCAGGAGAAGAGAGTGACGTTGTCTTGTCTGCAGCTGCAGTCGCAGAGGTTTAGGGAGCTGAGGGATAGGCAAaagagggggtttgtggacTGCCAGACGGGAGATCAGGTTTTGGTTACTGATTCAGAGTATACTGAGGAAAAGCAACGACGgagagagatggagaggCTAAGCAGGGAGTTGTACGGCGCGGAGGGGATGGCGAGGCAGGGGAAGCTGGCGCTGGATCCGGAGTGGGATGACGTGGTGCCGATTGTGATGGAGGATCCGGAGAACGCCCTGGCGGCGATTGCGTATTCTCCTGACTACGCTGAAG CAATGTCCTACCTCCGCGCTGTCATGTCGGCAAAAGAGTACTCCCCACGCTCCCTCAAGCTGACCGAGtacatcatcaacctcaacccgGCGCACTACACCGTCTGGCTCTTCCGCGCGGCCATCATCTTCGCCATGAAGCTCCCCATCCCGGACGAGATCACCTGGCTCAACCAGATCGCGCTGGAGAACCTGAAAAACTACCAGATCTGGCACCACCGGAATTTGTTGGTAGAACActaccacccctccatcgCGTCTGACCCTCCGGCGCTGGCATCGTTTGCTACTTCGGAAAGGGAGTTTCTGACCCAGATATTGGCGGAAGACACAAAGAACTACCACGTGTGGAGCTACCGCTCCTGGATGGTGGGCAAGCTGGGGGTGTGGGGGAACCCGGAGGAGCTGAGGAGCACAGAGGAGCTGATTGAGCAGGATGTGAGGAACAATTCGGCTTGGTCGCATAGGTTTTATTTGGTGTTTTCCGATCCGGAGAACTGCACGCCTGGAAAAAAGTATGCGGCTACCGAGGCGGACCCGAAGGTGCCCGGGGAGATTGTTGATCGGGAGGTGGCTTatgcggaggagaagattaGGTTGGCGCCGCAGAATCAGTCGGGGTGGAATTActtgaggggggtgttggttaaaggggggagggggttgagttCTGTGAGGGAGTTTGCCGAGGAGTTTGTCAAGGGGTtgggcgagggggaggaaagtgaggaggtgaggtcaAGTCATGCGTTGGATTTGTTGGCCGAGGTTTATaaggagttgggggagagggagagggcggatTTGtgcttgaggaggttgatggagaaGTGGGATCGGATTAGGGGGGGTTATTggcagtggaggagggaggggttggggttggcggaggTTGCTGCTTGA
- a CDS encoding uncharacterized protein (CAZy:GH3; EggNog:ENOG503P0WZ; COG:G) — translation MAYRSLVLGAFASTSLAASVVTPRDPVPPGFVAAPYYPAPHGGWVASWEEAYSKAEALVSQMTLAEKTNITSGIGIFMGNTGSAERLGFPRMCLQDSALGVSSADNVTAFPAGITTGATFDKKLIYARGVAIGEEHRGKGTNVYLGPSVGPLGRKPLGGRNWEGFGSDPVLQAKAAALTIKGVQEQGIIATIKHLIGNEQEMYRMYNPFQPGYSANIDDRTLHELYLWPFAESVHAGVGSAMTAYNAVNGSACSQHSYLINGILKDELGFQGFVMSDWLSHISGVDSALAGLDMNMPGDTNIPLFGFSNWHYELSRSVLNGSVPLDRLNDMVTRIVATWYKFGQDRDHPRPNFSSNTRDRDGLLYPAALFSPKGQVNWFVNVQADHYLIAREVAQDAITLLKNNGSFLPLTTSQSLHVFGTAAQVNPDGPNACMNRACNKGTLGMGWGSGVADYPYLDDPISAIRKRVPDVKFFNTDGFPWFHPTPSPDDVAIVFITSDAGENSFTVEGNNGDRNSAKLAAWHNGDELVRKTAEKYNNVIVVAQTVGPLDLESWIDNPRVKGVLFQHLPGQEAGESLANILFGDVSPSGHLPYSITKRANDFPDSIANLRGFAFGQVQDTYSEGLYIDYRWLNKEKIRPRFAFGHGLSYTNFSFDATIESVTPLSLVPPARAPKGSTPVYSTEIPPASEAYWPEGFNRIWRYLYSWLNKNDADNAYAVGIAGVKKYNYPAGYSTAQKPGPAAGGGEGGNPALWDIAFRVPVTVKNTGDTFSGRASVQAYVQYPEGIPYDTPVVQLRDFEKTRVLAPGEEETVTVELTRKDLSVWDTELQNWVVPGVGGKRYTVWIGEASDRLFTACYTDTGVCEGGRVPPV, via the exons ATGGCATACCGCTCATTAGTCTTGGGCGCCTTCGCCTCCACCTCTCTTGCCGCCAGCGTCGTGACGCCTCGAGATCCTGTTCCGCCTGGATTCGTCGCTGCCCCATACTATCCAGCGCCTCATGGAGGATGGGTCGCTTCGTGGGAAGAGGCTTACAGCAAGGCCGAAGCCTTGGTCTCGCAGATGACCTTGGCTGAAAAGACCAACATCACCTCAGGCATTGGCATCTTTATGG GAAATACTGGAAGCGCAGAAAGATTGGGGTTCCCGCGCATGTGTCTTCAGGACTCTGCGTTGGGTGTGTCGTCGGCTGACAACGTCACTGCGTTCCCTGCTGGCATCACCACTGGTGCAACGTTTGACAAGAAGCTGATCTATGCTCGTGGTGTTGCTATTGGTGAAGAGCATCGCGGCAAGGGCACAAATGTCTATCTGGGTCCTTCCGTAGGCCCTCTTGGGCGGAAGCCTTTGGGTGGCCGCAACTGGGAGGGCTTTGGATCTGACCCAGTTCTTCAAGCCAAGGCTGCTGCCCTGACGATCAAGGGCGTTCAGGAACAAGGCATCATTGCTACTATCAAGCATCTGATCGGCAACGAGCAGGAGATGTATAGAATGTACAACCCCTTCCAGCCTGGATATAGCGCCAATATTG ATGATCGGACTCTGCACGAGCTCTACCTGTGGCCTTTTGCCGAATCCGTCCATGCCGGTGTTGGATCGGCAATGACAGCTTACAATGCTGTAAACGGGTCTGCTTGCTCTCAGCACAGCTATCTCATCAACGGTATTTTGAAGGATGAGCTTGGATTCCAGGGCTTCGTCATGTCTGACTGGCTGTCCCACATCTCCGGAGTCGACTCCGCGTTGGCAGGTCTCGACATGAACATGCCAGGTGACACCAACATTCCCCTATTTGGTTTCAGCAACTGGCACTATGAGCTCAGCAGATCGGTTCTCAACGGGTCTGTGCCTCTTGACAGACTGAACGACATGGTCACCAGAATCGTCGCGACATGGTACAAGTTCGGTCAGGATAGGGACCACCCAAGGCCTAACTTCTCGTCAAACACCCGTGACCGTGACGGTCTGCTTTATCCTGCAgctctcttctcccccaaGGGTCAGGTGAACTGGTTTGTCAATGTTCAGGCTGATCATTATTTGATCGCCAGAGAGGTCGCCCAGGATGCCATCACCCTTCTCAAGAACAATGGGAGCTTCCTTCCTCTGACGACTTCGCAGTCTCTCCATGTCTTCGGTACTGCTGCCCAAGTCAACCCCGATGGGCCCAACGCTTGCATGAACCGCGCCTGCAACAAAGGAACACTTGGCATGGGCTGGGGTTCTGGTGTTGCCGATTATCCTTACTTGGATGACCCGATCTCGGCTATCAGGAAGCGGGTTCCCGACGTCAAGTTCTTTAACACCGACGGCTTCCCTTGGTTCCACCCTACACCGTCGCCCGATGACGTTGCCATCGTGTTCATCACCTCCGATGCTGGAGAGAACTCGTTCACTGTTGAGGGCAACAACGGTGATCGCAACAGTGCCAAGCTGGCTGCGTGGCATAACGGTGACGAGCTGGTCAGAAAGACTGCCGAGAAGTACAACAACGTGATTGTGGTAGCTCAAACCGTCGGCCCTCTCGATCTCGAATCCTGGATCGACAATCCTCGCGTCAAGGGCGTCCTGTTTCAGCACCTTCCCGGTCAAGAAGCGGGCGAGTCGTTGGCCAACATTCTCTTTGGCGATGTCTCCCCCAGCGGTCACCTTCCCTACTCCATCACCAAGCGCGCCAATGACTTCCCCGACAGCATCGCCAACCTCCGTGGCTTTGCCTTTGGTCAGGTCCAGGACACGTACAGCGAGGGCCTGTACATTGACTACCGCTGGctcaacaaggagaagatcaGGCCTCGCTTTGCTTTTGGCCACGGTCTCAGCTACACCAACTTCTCGTTTGATGCCACCATCGAGTCTGTCACTCCACTGTCTCTGGTTCCTCCTGCCCGTGCCCCCAAGGGCTCAACGCCGGTGTACTCGACCGAAATCCCCCCCGCCTCGGAGGCGTACTGGCCGGAAGGGTTCAACAGGATCTGGCGGTACCTCTACTCCTGGCTCAACAAGAACGACGCGGATAACGCCTACGCTGTTGGTATCGCCGGGGTGAAGAAGTATAACTATCCCGCTGGGTATAGCACCGCCCAGAAGCCCGGTCCCGCAGCcggtggcggggaggggggtaacCCTGCGCTTTGGGATATTGCTTTCCGTGTCCCAGTTACGGTCAAGAACACTGGGGATACGTTCTCGGGACGGGCTTCGGTGCAGGCTTATGTTCAGTATCCTGAGGGGATCCCGTATGATACGCCTGTTGTGCAGCTGAGGGACTTTGAGAAGACGAGGGTTTTGGCtccgggggaggaggagacggtgaCGGTTGAGCTGACGAGGAAGGACTTGAGCGTGTGGGACACGGAGCTGCAGAACTGGGTTGTgccgggggttggggggaagaggtaTACGGTTTGGATTGGGGAGGCGAGCGATAGGTTGTTTACGGCTTGTTATACGGATACgggggtttgtgagggggggagggtgccgCCTGTTTAA